The genomic stretch TGTGATTTCATAAGCTGCATTGATCGGAAAACCCATAACTAGGGAGAACCTGAGAGTGATTTTTTCGAATGAGACACTTAAATGAGTAGTGTTAATGTGTTCTTGGTTATAGGTTAGTTGTAGAGTCTTTAAGTGAGTCACCATACTCAAATTTCTCTCTTAACTATgttaatataaaaagaaaaaggatggaTTCAAGTAACAAGTTGTCAACTGCTTTATGAATTGTCCCTGCATATAAGATTTATCTCTGTAAAATAGGGAGTCAATATAATGTTGGTGAAATTAGGAAACAGTAAATGCATATCCAAGAGTAATCATACAAAATCTCTTGTATTATTTAGTTGATGTTGGGTGTCAGCAAGGAATGAATTACTGGTATCAGTCATAATATGAgatatgcatcatcatcatcaagaatTCAACAGGGCATCCAAGAAAGGAAAGCAGCACACTGTTGTCTGAACACAATAATAGCTGTTAGACTTTGATCCTGAGAAGCTCCGATAAAATTTATGTACATTGTCATTCGTAACCATCCCACGCGTCCATCATCTTTCGTCCACCTTGGCTCGTGGGGCTTGTTAATATAATAGAGGCAAGCAAGCTgtagtgctgctgctgctgcttaagCCCCTCCTCCGGTCTCTGGTATCTCAATGGGAAATTTGTTTCTCGTCAGTAGTAACACTACCAGTAAGACTGTTTCATCGATCTTCTGAATCGAACATTTAATCCAAATTAcctgattcctcctcctcctcctccttcgtctCAGTATCTTGATCCATCTCCCATTCCATGAAATCTGACAGTGTCATGGAACCGTTTGATTCTAGTTTATTAAGCTTTTCGGTTTCCTCCGCTGTATCGACGAGGGATTTGGCCGTTCCAGTAACTTGTTCTGAATCCAGTAACTTGCCATGAGCCGGATCTTGAGCGAGAGAATCTGCTCGAAGAACATCTTCTATCCGAGACATCACGGTGAAAGCTAAACTTTCTAGAATCCTCGAGTAGCTTTCGAGGATAGAGTAGCCCACATCCTATACGTACGTACGTACGTACAGAGAGTAAAATATTTTTAGAGAAGAAATAACGTTCATTCTAGTGGTAGGAAGAAATACCTTATTGTATTGGATCTTGCTTATGTCCAGCTGTGATTGAGGGATTCCAGGGAATCTGTGCTTGAGAATGAGTAAAATTGTTTCTGCTCTATCTTCAAACTGCTCCCGCTTCCCCCAGCTGACGGCTGAAACCCATGATGATTTGACGTCTTTGTTGTGCATCTTCCTCTTCCAGATGACAACAGATGCTTCGATGCGATCTTTGAGGTCTAGGATCTTGTGCTCGGTCGATAAGTCCGCGGATTCAAGGAACGCTTCGGCATCAAAGTCTTCCTCTGTAATATTTCGATATAGTGCATCTCCGAGGCTTGATCTACCGTTCTGTTGTGTCATGAAAATTGGTCGATGACTATTTATTGGCGGAGGAACATAGGAAAGCAGTGCAAAGAGTAGGTAGACATTTAAATGTGACTCCCTTTGCAAAGTTCACACATGGTAAAGAGTAGGAAAATTCATCTAGTTGATGAGATGGTTGAACTCCCTAAAGTAGCGAGTCTGGCTATACTATGGGAGCAAAATCACTTTCCCGGCCTGCAGAATGTAAGTCGTAAGTTCCCGCCTCTACTTCATGATTAGTGCAGTGGTGCTCCGGAAGCAGAAGATGATTATGATACGCACTGCATTTGAGTCGGGCAAAAGCATCTCTTGCACTAGTTTTTTATTCCAACCAGTTATGGGTCGTGAGGATATCAAACTCAGATGGCCTACCTTAGGAAGGGATTCGATGTAGTCTTCCGGAATCTCCATTTCCATTAGAACATTCGCGTTGATGGCCATAGCTGCTTTCAGCACTTGGTTCACCAGCTCTTTCTGATGCTGAATCCATTTTCTTGATGCTTCCGACAACCCGTTCGGAGGGACTCTCACGGTTGGGAGCCACCACTTATCATCGGTCCTCTGTGCGTTTCCCTTCTCGGATTCATCGGCATCTCTGGATACGTACCAGAACTCTTTTTGGTCCTTGAAATTGTCAAGGTATTCCTGTACGCACCAtcaagatcatatatatatatatatatatcagaatcGATTATGGTTAGTACATCCGAGGACCATCTATCTCCTCCAAGTTAAGTTATCTACTTACAATCAGCATCGCATCAAGCTTCCTCAATGCAGGAATGTTCATGCGAAGATCTTTCCGTTGCTGTGTTATCATTATCTGTAAAGAGGATGACACAAGTGTTGAATCGGGTTAGGTCTCGAGGTAGTTTTTGTAAGAGAAAATGTCGCGAGTGTTGTTCTTAGATGTCGATGAAAGGTAGCTTATTTACCTCCATGTGTTTTCCATCATCTGATGTCTGCTGGGAGGCAACAAACTCCACAATATGATCGGTGACGGATAAGAGCCAGTCGATTTCCTTTCTCCACCTTGCCTTCCTTTCTGCCGACATCGGTTCCAAGCGCCACTGCTCTCCGAAAACAGAAGCTGAATAAAGCATGAGCAATGGGGAACCATTAGAGGGGGAACGTTCATTTGGATAGCTGAAGTATGCATCGGAACGGCAAACAAGTCTCTGGTCGAGATGAATTTTTTATGCAAGTTGGAATTCTGCATGTAACTTTATAATTTTCAGAATAATTGTCGCATTAATGTATTGTTTCTGCAAGATTTGGGATCGATCTACAGAAAGGAAGCAAGTTTTGAAAGGCCAGTTTATGAAATCACATCACATACATTGACACCCATTATTTGATCTATATGCTGTATATGAAATGCTTCAACTGTTGTGTGACATTGAGATACTGCTGAGCCAAGATATTAGACAAAACCTGCAAGATTTGTGATGGCATTAGAGAGAGCCAGAGCTGAGGAAACTCCTGTTCCTGCACCGGACATGTCTTCACCGAGAAGAAGCTTTGCGAACTTCTCCTTCATCAACTCCATATCTGCCAAAAGAGTTTATCAAAGAGAAATGATTCCATCACAGTGAGGTTAGCTATGCCCCCAATCAAATTTAAGTTTCGTTACTGCAAGAACAATATCGTTGTATATGGTGTCCAAATCCGGGAGACCAAAATGTGGGCTGTAATTTTGCTGCAATTAATCTCAATGTGTCATCATCATTTTTAACATTCCAACAAGTAATTGCTGCTGGCTTACCTGATGGGGGGCCATTTCCATCCTTTCTCGGCCTTGACTTGGGTCCTTCCTCAGGTAAGCGATCAGGCGCGGTGCCGATCTGCTGGCCCTCCGAAGCGTCGCTGGCCGTTGTTGAACCCTGGCTCCTGACGAGCACCTTGTCGTCGGCAAGCGACCCGCCCCCTCCCGCATCCTCGAAGCTTAAGGTATGTGCTCTGTTGCCTGAGTCCTCCAACATCTCCTCCCGGTGCATCGACCTGTCAAGCCCAAGTCCTAGCTCGAGAAACCGAGCTATCAAGCGCCGACGGCTCGAAAGGGCACCATGTCAAGGCAAGCCTTGTGCATGCCCGGCCGGCAGACGGAATGGAAGGCAGGTCGAAACGGTGTTCCTTGGACGACGAGGAGGGCAGCGCTGCTCAGTGCgacaaacagagagagagagagagagagagagagagagagagagagagacgtcgtCTTTGGCAAATGGTAGAACGGGTTGAGGAGGAGTCCACCTCCGACATGCACCCAAGGGAGGAGCGGGGATTGTGTCAGGACGTGGGGTGCATGTAAGAGggaagggaggagaaagaaagagagggttaaggagggaaggaagaagaagaagaagaagaataaaatagGAAAGGAGGCTATTTATGGGCTGTGGCCGGGTTTGTTGTGTTGAGGAGAGAAGTGGGTGGTCAGATTTCCGGTCCATAGATTCCGAGACTGGCAAATAGCCCCGGGAATTCTGGATCTTTCACTGACCCCAACCCCAACCACAAGGATTGATAACGGGTCGGATTCTTTTCCTAAACAGACGTCTGTCTATCCAACCCGTTTAAATTGGATCCAAGTATCTTGGGGTAGGAAATTAGACAGTTTCCTAATTCGGATTGATGAAGTTCACCAGTTTAATATCCATTATATCAAACACCAAAGTCCTCTATTTGATGATACCATGAAATTGACGGGCGCTTTGCCTAATAAAGATCttgtttttttatatataataagatTTTTGGGATCAAATATCATCGCTTatcttaaagaaaataaaaaaacattaAGATGAGCAGCATGCTAATTGGAGCT from Musa acuminata AAA Group cultivar baxijiao chromosome BXJ1-3, Cavendish_Baxijiao_AAA, whole genome shotgun sequence encodes the following:
- the LOC135638648 gene encoding rho guanine nucleotide exchange factor 8-like produces the protein MHREEMLEDSGNRAHTLSFEDAGGGGSLADDKVLVRSQGSTTASDASEGQQIGTAPDRLPEEGPKSRPRKDGNGPPSDMELMKEKFAKLLLGEDMSGAGTGVSSALALSNAITNLAASVFGEQWRLEPMSAERKARWRKEIDWLLSVTDHIVEFVASQQTSDDGKHMEIMITQQRKDLRMNIPALRKLDAMLIVSR